Proteins co-encoded in one Arthrobacter sp. ERGS1:01 genomic window:
- the rpsR gene encoding 30S ribosomal protein S18, which translates to MAKAELRKPKPKSNPLKAADITVIDYKDVALLRKFISDRGKIRARRVTGVTVQEQRKIAQAIKNAREVALLPYSGAGRG; encoded by the coding sequence ATGGCTAAGGCTGAACTCCGTAAGCCCAAACCAAAGTCCAACCCCTTGAAGGCCGCTGACATCACTGTCATCGACTACAAGGACGTAGCATTGCTGCGCAAGTTCATCTCTGATCGCGGAAAGATCCGTGCGCGTCGCGTCACGGGTGTCACCGTCCAGGAGCAGCGCAAAATCGCCCAGGCAATCAAGAATGCCCGCGAAGTTGCACTGCTGCCCTACTCCGGCGCTGGCCGCGGTTAA